From Methanomicrobiales archaeon HGW-Methanomicrobiales-1, a single genomic window includes:
- a CDS encoding molybdopterin biosynthesis protein, producing the protein MVKRYLELRSLDEALELLTTSFAAPRRTEKVPVMQSVGRVVAEPVFAKYSVPEVNLSAMDGIAVRSRDTIGAGDRNPVTLDHFARVNTGNIIPPEFDAVIMIEDVWESGDRFQVRRTAAPWQHVRPAGEDIKENRLVMPRGHLIRPFDIGALATYGITTVEVLAVRVGIIPTGSELVPLGVRPGPGQVVESNTIMTQVFLDQMGAHCTRLPIVADDPDLIREALFKAVKENDLVIISAGSSAGTRDFTESVIRSLGELIFHGVAVRPGKPVMLGKVEGKPVLGLPGYPLAAQTALREFAAPLLESWGFPPAPRFAVTARLAQPLVSDPGFDDFVPVFVGRIGSCLFATPHLKKAGVQMATVKANGYARIPAQVEGCEAGTELEVLLTTDPGSIERTLILTGSLDPTLEELASLAHDEGLYIHATNPGNTAALLALRNNTCHAAPLSLPARSLLTSYQPFIKFLEAGDLAFIHIATVELGIVSCDGLGLKDLTHCRFINTRRESPPRMVLDALLAAEGIDPLQVNGYLQEVHGPPAVAAAVRNGFADAGMCTSSIASAAGLRFVPVAHEDYELAVRREMLEDSRIRTLVSLIQSPGYRAILAKTGGYDTSLTGTIRGLNGENILTPLSPGSLPAGYI; encoded by the coding sequence ATGGTAAAACGTTACCTTGAGCTCCGATCCCTTGACGAAGCGCTCGAACTGCTCACCACTTCTTTTGCCGCCCCCCGGCGAACCGAGAAGGTTCCGGTTATGCAATCGGTCGGCCGGGTCGTGGCCGAACCGGTCTTTGCAAAATATTCCGTACCTGAGGTAAACCTCTCTGCAATGGACGGCATTGCGGTCAGGAGCCGGGACACCATAGGTGCCGGCGACCGGAACCCGGTAACCCTGGACCATTTCGCCCGGGTCAACACCGGCAACATCATCCCTCCGGAGTTCGATGCGGTCATCATGATCGAGGATGTCTGGGAGTCCGGTGACCGTTTCCAGGTCCGCCGGACTGCCGCACCCTGGCAGCATGTCCGCCCGGCCGGAGAAGATATCAAGGAGAACCGGCTCGTAATGCCCCGTGGTCACCTGATCCGGCCATTCGATATCGGGGCGCTCGCTACCTATGGGATTACCACGGTTGAAGTCCTTGCCGTCAGGGTCGGGATCATCCCCACCGGCAGCGAGCTGGTACCGCTCGGTGTCCGGCCAGGACCGGGGCAGGTGGTGGAGAGCAACACCATCATGACACAGGTATTTCTCGACCAGATGGGAGCGCACTGCACCCGCCTGCCGATTGTGGCAGACGATCCCGATCTCATCAGGGAGGCGCTCTTTAAGGCCGTGAAAGAAAACGATCTGGTCATCATCTCCGCGGGCTCTTCAGCCGGCACCCGGGACTTTACCGAGAGTGTCATACGTTCGCTCGGTGAGCTGATCTTCCATGGCGTGGCAGTCAGGCCGGGTAAACCGGTGATGCTGGGGAAGGTGGAGGGAAAACCGGTCCTCGGGCTGCCGGGCTACCCGCTCGCTGCCCAGACTGCTCTCCGGGAATTTGCCGCACCCCTGCTGGAATCCTGGGGATTTCCCCCGGCCCCCCGGTTCGCAGTCACGGCCCGGCTCGCACAGCCGCTGGTATCAGATCCCGGGTTTGATGATTTCGTGCCGGTCTTTGTCGGCCGTATCGGCTCTTGTCTCTTCGCAACCCCGCATCTGAAAAAAGCCGGCGTACAGATGGCAACGGTCAAGGCCAACGGTTACGCACGCATCCCGGCTCAGGTTGAAGGCTGCGAGGCCGGCACCGAGCTCGAAGTCCTTCTCACCACGGACCCGGGAAGTATCGAACGAACGCTTATCCTGACCGGATCGCTGGATCCCACCTTAGAGGAACTCGCGAGCCTTGCCCATGATGAGGGATTGTATATCCATGCCACCAACCCCGGCAATACGGCAGCACTTCTTGCCCTCCGCAACAATACCTGCCATGCCGCTCCCCTCAGCCTGCCGGCGCGGTCCCTGCTGACATCCTACCAGCCTTTCATAAAATTCCTGGAGGCCGGTGATCTGGCTTTTATTCATATTGCCACCGTTGAGCTGGGTATCGTTTCCTGCGATGGGCTGGGACTTAAGGATCTCACCCATTGCCGGTTCATCAATACCCGGAGAGAATCGCCTCCCCGGATGGTTCTCGATGCCCTGCTGGCCGCAGAGGGTATTGATCCATTGCAGGTGAACGGGTACCTGCAGGAAGTACATGGTCCCCCGGCAGTGGCAGCAGCTGTCCGGAACGGTTTTGCTGATGCCGGGATGTGCACATCCAGTATTGCCAGCGCCGCCGGGCTCCGGTTCGTACCGGTTGCCCATGAGGATTATGAACTTGCAGTGCGGCGGGAGATGCTGGAAGATTCCCGTATCCGCACGCTGGTATCGCTCATCCAGTCTCCCGGGTATCGCGCGATCCTTGCAAAGACCGGGGGGTATGATACCAGCCTCACCGGCACTATCCGGGGACTGAACGGCGAGAATATCTTAACCCCGTTATCCCCGGGAAGCCTGCCGGCCGGGTATATCTGA
- a CDS encoding formate dehydrogenase → MTKKGEMLYAWTNDAEIQKKAELGGAVTALWKYALESKMVDAVLVVTKGVDLYDAKPVIVTDPKDLAKTAGSLHCGTLLLPKLVKKYLDGAEDKKIGVTVKGCDMMGFYELAKRKQINLDNIIMIGVNCGGSVSPVIARKMIAEKYGVDPEKVHKEEIDKGQFIIEFEGGHKGISVDELEEAGFGRRSNCRRCKLKIPRQADLACGNWGVIGEKAGKATFVEVCSEKGANLMAGAIKKGILETAPANPKGLEIRAKIEGAMLKLGDKWRKHDFEALGEGKDRLQKIMAETSRCIKCYGCIDQCPICYCVDCTTKNPAYVAPGELPVSFMFHLIRYAHIADSCVNCGQCEEVCPAEIPNALFMHAQQVELEKMFGHVPGVSMELPLLAFAEEKTERGRLHNTGSDMIYENVFNPFVKK, encoded by the coding sequence ATGACCAAAAAAGGCGAAATGCTGTACGCATGGACCAATGACGCAGAGATCCAGAAGAAAGCCGAGCTCGGTGGCGCAGTCACCGCATTGTGGAAGTATGCCCTTGAATCCAAGATGGTCGATGCAGTCCTTGTGGTAACCAAGGGTGTTGACCTCTACGACGCAAAGCCGGTCATCGTCACGGACCCCAAGGATCTTGCCAAGACCGCCGGATCGCTCCACTGCGGAACGCTTCTGCTGCCCAAGCTTGTCAAGAAGTACCTTGACGGGGCAGAGGACAAGAAGATCGGTGTGACGGTCAAGGGTTGTGACATGATGGGGTTCTACGAACTCGCAAAGCGCAAGCAGATCAACCTTGACAATATCATTATGATCGGGGTCAACTGTGGGGGATCGGTCAGCCCGGTCATCGCCCGGAAAATGATCGCCGAAAAGTACGGTGTCGATCCCGAGAAAGTGCACAAGGAAGAGATCGACAAGGGCCAGTTCATCATCGAGTTCGAGGGAGGCCACAAGGGTATCTCTGTTGACGAACTCGAAGAGGCAGGCTTTGGCCGGCGTTCCAACTGCCGCCGCTGCAAGTTAAAGATCCCGCGACAGGCTGACCTTGCCTGCGGAAACTGGGGAGTCATCGGCGAAAAGGCCGGTAAGGCAACCTTCGTTGAAGTCTGCTCCGAAAAGGGTGCAAACCTGATGGCCGGTGCCATCAAGAAGGGCATCCTGGAAACAGCGCCAGCTAACCCCAAGGGTCTTGAGATCCGTGCCAAGATAGAAGGCGCAATGCTCAAGCTCGGCGACAAGTGGCGCAAGCACGACTTCGAAGCACTTGGCGAGGGCAAGGATCGCTTACAGAAGATCATGGCCGAGACCTCCCGGTGCATCAAGTGCTACGGGTGTATTGACCAGTGTCCGATCTGCTACTGCGTTGACTGCACCACCAAGAACCCGGCCTATGTTGCACCCGGCGAGTTGCCCGTCAGCTTCATGTTCCACCTCATCCGGTACGCCCACATCGCAGACTCCTGCGTGAACTGTGGACAGTGCGAGGAAGTCTGCCCCGCAGAAATCCCCAATGCGCTCTTCATGCACGCCCAGCAGGTTGAACTCGAAAAGATGTTCGGCCATGTCCCGGGTGTCAGCATGGAACTCCCGCTCCTTGCCTTTGCTGAGGAGAAGACCGAGCGTGGCCGGCTCCACAATACCGGCAGCGACATGATCTACGAGAACGTCTTCAACCCGTTTGTCAAGAAGTGA
- a CDS encoding formate dehydrogenase subunit alpha, whose amino-acid sequence MSELNPDSLKYTTTTCPYCGVGCGLNLVSRGNELVGVEPFKRSPINEGKLCPKGTTCWETVQKEGRLTKPLIKKGDKFEEASWDEAIDLITKKFSEAHKQGGPKALGFHTSCRTVNEDCYALQKWARVAFQTNNVDNCARICHGPSVAGLSLSFGSGAATNTFEDVLNSDLIVMWGSNAVEAHPLAARRVMQARKKGIKVIVVDPRKSATAKIADEWIPFTPSTHIALANNMMYYIIKEGLEDKEYIKERTKGFEDMKKTVENYADATKIHGVPQEKVKEFARQYANAKNAVIIYCLGITELSTGTDNVRSMGNLALLTGNVGRPGVGVNPLRGQNNVQGACDMGAYPNVFSGYQAVAVPENRAKMEKAWFMKEGTLPDWYGVTLTEQITQCGDPIKAMYILGLNPVVSYPDSNHVRRSLDKLDFLVIQDIYWTESCEYADVVLPGTCFAEKDGTFTSGERRVNRVRKAVNGPGESKYDWEIIGMLAKKMGLKGFDWKTAKDVWDDMRAVTPGQFGVTYEKMEKPESVHWPCPTIEHPGTPILHVGKFSAADGKGTMFGLEYRPPAEVADAEYPYTLMTGRCIFHYHTRTQTDRSPTLHNDVPENYVQLNTQDAKELGIRPYEKIKVTSRRGESIAVARVSEDVAPKVLYMPMHFVHGANDLTNTALDPLSKMPELKHCAVKVEKIVEA is encoded by the coding sequence ATGAGCGAACTCAATCCTGATTCTCTTAAATATACAACAACGACTTGTCCCTACTGCGGGGTTGGCTGCGGCCTTAACCTCGTATCCAGGGGAAATGAGCTCGTTGGTGTCGAACCGTTCAAGCGGTCCCCGATCAACGAAGGCAAGCTCTGCCCGAAAGGCACGACCTGCTGGGAAACCGTCCAGAAGGAAGGCCGGCTGACCAAACCCCTGATCAAGAAGGGCGACAAGTTCGAGGAAGCCTCGTGGGACGAAGCCATTGACCTGATCACAAAGAAGTTCAGCGAGGCTCACAAACAGGGCGGCCCCAAGGCGCTGGGTTTCCACACCTCGTGCCGTACCGTCAACGAGGACTGCTATGCCCTGCAGAAGTGGGCCCGTGTTGCCTTCCAGACCAACAACGTTGACAACTGTGCACGTATCTGCCACGGCCCGTCCGTTGCAGGTCTCTCGCTCTCATTCGGTTCCGGTGCAGCCACCAACACATTCGAAGATGTGCTGAACTCAGACCTCATCGTCATGTGGGGTTCGAACGCAGTCGAGGCCCACCCGCTTGCCGCCAGGCGTGTAATGCAGGCCAGGAAGAAGGGGATCAAGGTCATTGTCGTTGACCCGCGGAAAAGTGCAACAGCAAAGATTGCCGATGAATGGATCCCGTTCACCCCGTCAACCCACATTGCCCTTGCCAACAATATGATGTACTACATCATCAAGGAAGGCCTCGAGGACAAGGAGTACATAAAGGAGCGCACGAAAGGCTTCGAAGACATGAAAAAGACCGTCGAGAATTATGCTGACGCCACAAAAATCCATGGTGTCCCGCAAGAGAAGGTCAAGGAGTTTGCCCGCCAGTATGCAAATGCAAAGAATGCAGTCATCATCTACTGCCTCGGCATCACCGAGTTAAGCACTGGTACCGACAATGTCCGGTCCATGGGGAACCTCGCGCTGCTCACCGGCAATGTCGGACGCCCCGGTGTCGGTGTCAACCCGCTCCGTGGCCAGAACAATGTGCAGGGTGCCTGCGACATGGGTGCATACCCGAACGTCTTCTCCGGCTACCAGGCAGTTGCCGTCCCCGAGAACCGTGCCAAGATGGAGAAGGCATGGTTCATGAAAGAAGGAACCCTTCCCGACTGGTACGGTGTTACCTTAACCGAGCAGATCACCCAGTGCGGCGACCCGATCAAGGCGATGTACATCCTCGGCCTGAACCCGGTCGTTTCCTATCCTGACTCGAACCACGTCAGGAGATCCTTGGACAAACTCGACTTCCTCGTTATCCAGGATATTTACTGGACCGAGAGCTGTGAGTATGCAGACGTAGTCCTGCCCGGTACCTGCTTTGCCGAGAAAGACGGCACATTCACCAGCGGCGAGCGCCGTGTCAACCGGGTCCGGAAGGCCGTCAACGGTCCCGGCGAATCGAAGTACGACTGGGAGATCATCGGCATGCTGGCAAAGAAGATGGGCCTCAAGGGCTTTGACTGGAAGACCGCAAAGGATGTCTGGGACGACATGCGTGCAGTCACCCCCGGCCAGTTCGGCGTAACCTACGAGAAGATGGAAAAGCCCGAATCTGTCCACTGGCCCTGCCCGACCATCGAACACCCGGGAACACCAATCCTCCACGTAGGAAAGTTCTCCGCAGCGGATGGCAAGGGCACCATGTTCGGACTTGAATACCGCCCACCCGCAGAAGTCGCCGATGCAGAGTACCCGTACACGCTGATGACCGGGCGTTGTATCTTCCACTACCACACCCGGACCCAGACCGACCGGAGCCCGACCCTGCACAACGATGTTCCCGAAAACTATGTCCAGCTCAACACGCAGGACGCAAAGGAACTCGGCATCAGGCCGTACGAGAAGATCAAAGTGACCAGCCGTCGTGGTGAATCCATCGCTGTTGCACGGGTATCTGAAGATGTAGCCCCGAAAGTGCTTTACATGCCCATGCACTTTGTCCATGGAGCAAACGATCTCACCAACACTGCGCTCGACCCGCTCTCCAAGATGCCGGAACTCAAGCACTGTGCTGTCAAGGTTGAGAAGATCGTGGAGGCCTGA
- a CDS encoding formylmethanofuran dehydrogenase, with amino-acid sequence MPEALKASMDKGGVQPELQKDVLRLSEFHTYPAPGVLIGAFMVDYAMELLRVTADRKLYGVCETPKCLPDALQVIAHCTTGNNRLKVVPIGKFAITLNASSDGETAEAVRVFVDLEKLRNYSTINVWYANSPAYDKDTMKGRLQDEIFRAGRNILSFERVRVMVKKKKKWSSVTCPCCGETVPDYLIEGDRCGACGSMKYYEKI; translated from the coding sequence ATGCCCGAAGCGCTGAAAGCCAGCATGGACAAAGGCGGGGTACAGCCAGAGCTCCAGAAAGATGTGCTTCGGTTGTCAGAATTCCATACCTACCCGGCACCCGGTGTCCTCATCGGGGCTTTCATGGTGGATTATGCGATGGAGCTGCTCAGGGTGACTGCCGACAGGAAACTCTACGGTGTCTGCGAGACTCCCAAGTGCCTCCCGGATGCCCTGCAGGTAATCGCCCACTGTACAACCGGAAACAACCGGCTCAAAGTTGTGCCTATCGGGAAATTTGCCATTACCCTGAACGCCTCTTCCGATGGCGAAACTGCTGAGGCGGTGAGGGTGTTTGTGGACCTGGAGAAACTCAGGAACTATTCCACGATCAATGTCTGGTATGCCAACAGCCCGGCATATGACAAAGATACTATGAAAGGGCGACTGCAAGACGAGATCTTCCGTGCCGGGCGAAACATTCTCTCCTTTGAACGGGTTCGAGTCATGGTGAAGAAGAAGAAAAAATGGTCCTCGGTCACCTGTCCCTGTTGCGGCGAGACAGTTCCCGATTACCTGATTGAAGGGGATCGCTGTGGTGCCTGCGGATCCATGAAATATTATGAGAAGATATAA
- a CDS encoding uridylate kinase, with protein MKKRFELESGLQGETLVRKGMMKTKRKASEQIRIAPDINIVKIGGHGAIDYGREVMYPLCEEIGEVSKKHKLLVVTGGGGRVRHIMDIGMDLGMPTGVLAELSAKISEQNAIMVSILLSKYSGTRIHTTDLLELPMLLKLGILPVIHGTPPYGLYEHPARNEVIPPHRTDTGAFLIAEVLGAKNCIIGKNVDGLYTEDPRKNPDAELIRDITAKELIDMDLEDMVLEPMVVELLKNAVNIREVRIINCHKRGNIEKAINGKNTGTIIRAE; from the coding sequence ATGAAAAAGCGGTTTGAACTCGAGAGCGGTCTCCAGGGTGAGACCCTTGTCCGGAAAGGCATGATGAAGACAAAGAGGAAAGCATCCGAACAGATCCGCATTGCCCCTGACATTAACATTGTCAAGATAGGAGGGCATGGTGCAATCGATTACGGGCGCGAAGTGATGTACCCCCTCTGCGAAGAGATCGGGGAGGTATCCAAAAAGCACAAACTTCTTGTCGTCACTGGCGGGGGCGGACGGGTCCGCCACATCATGGACATAGGAATGGATCTCGGCATGCCCACCGGAGTCCTTGCCGAGCTCTCGGCAAAGATCTCTGAGCAGAACGCAATAATGGTCTCAATCCTCCTCTCAAAATACAGCGGGACGCGGATCCACACCACCGATCTTCTCGAACTTCCCATGCTCTTGAAACTCGGCATACTGCCGGTCATTCACGGAACACCGCCGTACGGACTGTACGAGCATCCGGCGCGGAACGAAGTGATCCCCCCGCACCGCACCGACACCGGCGCGTTCCTGATCGCAGAAGTGCTCGGAGCAAAGAACTGTATCATCGGCAAGAATGTCGACGGCCTGTATACCGAGGATCCCCGGAAAAATCCTGATGCCGAGCTCATTCGGGATATCACGGCAAAGGAACTGATCGACATGGATCTAGAAGACATGGTCCTCGAACCCATGGTAGTCGAGTTACTTAAAAATGCAGTCAATATCCGGGAAGTGCGGATCATCAACTGCCACAAACGCGGAAATATCGAAAAAGCAATCAACGGGAAAAATACCGGAACAATCATCCGGGCAGAATAA
- a CDS encoding tungsten ABC transporter substrate-binding protein translates to MTKNVHVGFIAAVFVLLFLVTCFAGCTSQTTPAPAATPTVVATTAAPQTLLIATTTSLYDTGLLDYLQPIFEKKYNVQLKITSQGTGKAIELAKNGDADVLLVHSPSQELAFMKGGYGLNRRSFASNSFVIVGPAADPAGIKDMTPELAMTTLRLKGTNKTAGVFFVSRGDGSGTHSAEKNVWAKAGYNYTTQIQKSGDWYLEAGKGMGETLQMANEKGAYVLTDEGTFLAYKNNLNLVPVVSKGASLLNIYSVMTVYNDKQPADKIQMANNFVNFLIDPQTQTEIGAFGVDKYGKSLFIPMSVEVPTATAGWVGDYSTPATAIAPAPAATTVPVTTAAPAASTK, encoded by the coding sequence ATGACAAAAAATGTGCATGTTGGATTTATTGCAGCAGTATTTGTTCTGCTGTTCCTTGTGACCTGCTTTGCAGGATGTACGAGCCAGACTACGCCCGCCCCCGCGGCCACCCCTACGGTAGTCGCGACAACAGCCGCACCGCAGACGCTCCTTATCGCAACGACTACGAGCCTGTACGATACCGGCCTCCTCGACTATCTCCAGCCAATATTCGAGAAGAAGTATAATGTCCAGCTCAAGATAACCTCACAGGGAACCGGCAAGGCAATTGAGCTGGCAAAAAATGGTGACGCCGATGTCCTGCTCGTCCACTCACCAAGCCAGGAACTGGCATTCATGAAAGGCGGTTATGGCCTGAACCGGCGCTCGTTTGCCTCAAACTCATTTGTAATTGTAGGCCCGGCAGCGGATCCGGCGGGCATCAAGGATATGACCCCCGAGCTGGCGATGACGACACTCCGGTTGAAAGGCACCAACAAGACCGCAGGTGTTTTCTTCGTATCCCGTGGTGACGGCTCCGGTACTCACTCCGCCGAGAAAAATGTCTGGGCCAAGGCTGGATACAATTACACGACCCAGATCCAGAAGTCCGGGGATTGGTATTTAGAAGCGGGCAAGGGTATGGGAGAGACGCTCCAGATGGCAAACGAGAAAGGTGCATACGTCCTGACCGATGAGGGGACCTTCCTTGCATACAAGAACAATCTCAACCTGGTACCGGTTGTCAGCAAAGGTGCAAGCCTGCTGAACATCTACAGCGTGATGACGGTTTACAACGACAAGCAGCCGGCCGACAAGATCCAGATGGCCAACAATTTCGTCAACTTCCTCATTGATCCGCAGACCCAGACGGAGATCGGCGCCTTTGGTGTCGACAAGTACGGAAAATCCCTCTTCATCCCGATGAGTGTCGAGGTTCCGACCGCAACTGCGGGCTGGGTAGGGGATTACAGCACACCGGCAACAGCGATCGCACCGGCACCTGCTGCAACCACCGTACCGGTAACTACTGCTGCCCCGGCAGCCAGTACAAAATAA
- a CDS encoding sulfate transporter yields MSDTALPPLRFNLSELAGSLGDFGTIIPLILAVALVSDVNARYILLFFGIWFILTGLYYRLPIPLEPMKAVAVIVIAGSIGSGEIAAAGLILGVIFLVLGYGRFFAVIEKWVPQSIVRGIQLGLALLLFRSSLGFVVKDPTFFIIGIAIIAGFYLLARYRSIPDLSAIVVIGVGLIAGIALYGVPPISLIPAPQLILPIPADFSSAFSTLVLPQVVLTISNAILATSLLTKDLFGKDVPPKKFSTSIGLMNIFSVPFGGFPMCHGAGGMAGQYRYGARTGGANIYAGLIFIILALFFSSPQVLSIIAVGVLGALLVFVGIEMSRHSFKTDSLLITGVIGILALVSSMTVAFIVGMVLAYITYGIKKKSGPDIC; encoded by the coding sequence GTGTCCGACACAGCCCTACCTCCACTGAGATTCAACCTCTCCGAGCTGGCGGGATCGCTCGGGGATTTCGGGACAATCATCCCGCTCATTCTTGCCGTGGCACTGGTCTCGGATGTAAACGCCCGGTATATCCTCCTCTTCTTTGGGATCTGGTTCATCCTCACCGGCCTGTATTACCGGCTGCCTATCCCGCTCGAACCAATGAAGGCGGTGGCAGTGATCGTGATCGCGGGATCCATCGGCAGCGGGGAGATCGCCGCTGCGGGTCTGATACTCGGGGTCATCTTTCTTGTGCTCGGCTATGGCCGGTTCTTCGCGGTCATCGAAAAATGGGTGCCGCAGAGCATTGTGCGGGGAATACAACTCGGACTTGCCCTGCTCCTGTTCCGCTCATCGCTGGGGTTCGTAGTCAAGGATCCCACGTTCTTTATCATTGGCATCGCCATCATCGCGGGCTTTTATCTCCTTGCACGGTATCGTTCAATTCCGGACCTGTCAGCGATCGTGGTAATAGGGGTTGGCCTTATTGCGGGAATCGCACTGTACGGAGTTCCCCCTATCAGCCTGATCCCTGCACCGCAGCTCATTTTACCCATCCCTGCGGATTTCTCATCCGCTTTCTCGACACTGGTGCTTCCCCAGGTAGTTCTTACCATCTCCAATGCCATCCTTGCCACTTCCCTCCTGACAAAAGATCTCTTTGGAAAGGATGTCCCGCCAAAGAAATTCTCGACAAGCATCGGTCTTATGAACATCTTCTCGGTCCCGTTCGGGGGATTTCCCATGTGTCATGGTGCCGGCGGGATGGCCGGGCAGTACCGGTACGGGGCCCGGACCGGCGGTGCAAATATCTACGCAGGCCTGATTTTCATCATCCTTGCCCTCTTCTTCTCATCCCCCCAGGTCCTCTCCATCATCGCTGTCGGCGTGCTGGGGGCCCTTCTCGTCTTTGTCGGGATCGAGATGAGCCGGCACAGTTTTAAGACCGATTCCCTGCTTATCACGGGCGTCATTGGTATACTCGCCCTGGTCAGTTCGATGACCGTCGCATTTATTGTCGGGATGGTTCTTGCCTATATCACCTACGGGATTAAGAAGAAGTCCGGACCGGATATCTGCTGA